A part of Tardiphaga sp. vice304 genomic DNA contains:
- a CDS encoding branched-chain amino acid ABC transporter permease: MTNAVLTGLVLGGMYALIAMGLTLQYGVARIMNLSYGEFLIAAAFASYWLFTGWALNPLLGLLLVIPLSFAASWLLYRVLLTPLVRRAKTRDALEVDSILATFGMMFIVQGIMLTMFGGAYFSYSFLAVPVTVVGEVIALNRMLAFGLAVVVGLALYLTLTRTRIGTAIRAVAVDPVAAQLVAIDVTKTAALAFALGGALVAAAGVLISMFLTFSATSGVVFTMKALIVVVMGGVGNLLGCLVAGLALGLSEALVATYVDPGLTLAVNFALFLGVLLVKPAGLFGRVQR; encoded by the coding sequence ATGACCAATGCAGTTCTCACCGGCCTCGTGCTGGGCGGTATGTATGCGCTGATCGCGATGGGACTGACGCTGCAATATGGCGTCGCGCGGATCATGAACCTGTCCTACGGCGAATTCCTGATCGCCGCCGCCTTCGCGTCGTACTGGCTGTTCACCGGCTGGGCGCTCAATCCGCTGCTGGGCCTGTTACTCGTCATTCCCCTCAGCTTCGCCGCGAGCTGGCTGCTGTACCGCGTGCTGCTGACCCCCTTGGTGCGCCGTGCGAAGACCCGCGACGCGCTGGAGGTCGACAGCATCCTGGCCACGTTCGGCATGATGTTCATCGTGCAGGGCATCATGCTGACGATGTTCGGCGGTGCCTATTTCAGCTACTCGTTCCTCGCCGTGCCGGTGACGGTGGTGGGTGAGGTGATTGCGCTGAACCGGATGCTGGCCTTCGGCCTCGCGGTGGTCGTCGGCCTTGCGCTGTATCTCACGTTGACGCGGACCCGGATCGGCACCGCGATCCGGGCGGTGGCAGTCGATCCCGTGGCGGCGCAGCTGGTTGCGATCGACGTGACGAAGACAGCGGCACTCGCTTTCGCGCTCGGCGGCGCGCTGGTCGCGGCGGCCGGTGTGCTGATCAGCATGTTCCTGACCTTCAGCGCCACGTCCGGCGTGGTGTTCACCATGAAGGCCCTGATCGTGGTGGTGATGGGCGGCGTCGGCAATCTGCTCGGCTGCCTTGTCGCCGGCCTGGCACTCGGCCTCAGCGAGGCGCTGGTCGCCACCTATGTCGATCCCGGCCTGACGCTGGCGGTCAATTTTGCGCTGTTCCTCGGCGTGCTGCTGGTGAAGCCCGCCGGCCTGTTCGGGCGGGTGCAACGATGA
- a CDS encoding branched-chain amino acid ABC transporter permease, giving the protein MTASQVAAALAGLAAIAALAFVPSLVDAYYLSLAISLLQFTVLATAWGMFSGPTRYVSLATTAFFGVGAYTVAVLGEQLPWSLVLLVAAGIGAAMAVLVGLSTLRLSGVHFVIFTFGLAELIRQIVVWYEVNISRVLGRYVFVDITPADIYWQLLALCVVVFATGYLIARSRFGFALRIIGEDETVARHCGINVTVAKVALFAITATFMTLVGAIMSPRWTYIEPSIAFNATISFEVVIMALLGGAHRLWGPALGAIPLTLLFEFLSARFPATSTLMMGVVFLLIVYALPSGVAGLWERLRAWRPARPQVRSAGA; this is encoded by the coding sequence ATGACAGCATCTCAAGTTGCGGCCGCCCTCGCCGGCCTTGCCGCCATTGCTGCGCTGGCCTTCGTTCCCAGCCTGGTCGATGCCTATTATCTCTCCCTGGCCATCAGCCTGCTGCAGTTCACCGTGCTGGCGACCGCCTGGGGGATGTTCTCCGGGCCGACCCGCTACGTCTCGCTGGCGACCACCGCCTTCTTCGGCGTCGGCGCCTATACCGTGGCGGTGCTCGGCGAGCAGCTGCCGTGGTCGCTGGTATTGCTGGTGGCCGCCGGCATTGGCGCCGCGATGGCAGTGCTCGTCGGCCTCTCGACGTTGCGGCTGAGCGGCGTGCATTTCGTCATTTTCACCTTCGGTCTCGCCGAACTCATTCGCCAGATCGTGGTCTGGTACGAGGTCAACATCTCGCGCGTGCTCGGCCGCTATGTGTTCGTCGACATCACCCCGGCCGACATCTACTGGCAGTTGCTCGCCCTGTGCGTCGTGGTGTTCGCCACCGGCTACCTGATTGCACGATCGCGCTTCGGCTTTGCTTTGCGCATCATCGGCGAGGATGAGACCGTGGCGCGGCATTGCGGCATCAATGTCACCGTCGCCAAGGTCGCGCTGTTCGCCATCACCGCGACCTTCATGACGCTGGTCGGGGCGATCATGTCGCCGCGCTGGACCTATATCGAACCGTCGATCGCATTCAATGCCACCATCTCGTTCGAAGTGGTGATCATGGCGCTGCTCGGCGGCGCGCACCGATTGTGGGGCCCGGCGCTCGGCGCGATTCCACTGACGCTCTTGTTTGAGTTTCTCTCGGCGCGCTTTCCCGCGACCTCGACCCTGATGATGGGCGTGGTGTTCCTGCTGATCGTCTATGCGCTGCCATCCGGCGTGGCCGGCCTGTGGGAGCGGCTCCGCGCCTGGCGGCCAGCGCGCCCGCAAGTGCGGAGCGCCGGGGCATGA